Genomic DNA from Lactuca sativa cultivar Salinas chromosome 8, Lsat_Salinas_v11, whole genome shotgun sequence:
CTTACAATATACAAATCGACATAAATCCTAACTCATATCACACCTTTTTGATTTCCATCACCATAGATAGACACTCGGTTCTTTGGTGGGACAAGGGTGTTTGTTTGGGAGAGGTTGCCAACAAAGTAACCCCCCAAACAGTTTGCAGAAATatatgtatatggtattttagcaTCTTCAATGGCTTTTCGTACTATCATCTTGTCTTCAAATGTCTCCTTTCCATATTCAACCCTATGTTCCATTCGTGAAGGGTCTATTCCAAACTCCGATGGCAAAAACCGCTGTTTCAATTAACATCATATATTTATCAAACTATATATACATGACTTTAAAAGTCAAGATAATGAAGTGATGATCAGATAAATATTCTGCACAAACCTTGATGTTCCCAGCTTCATTAATGGCGTCAACAAGCTTAAGTTGAAGAAGAATGTTATGTGAACGGAATTGCACTCCTGACATGGTGCATATCACGACATCAACTTCTTTAACGGCATTCACGAGAGATTGATGATCGGAGAATGAACCTTCAACTAATCGAGCTCCTTGTTGCTTAAATGATAGCAACGTCTGAAGCTTTTCAACTTCGTAACCTATTTCTCGACGCATAAGGACAAAAGTCGGGTGACCTTGAGCCAAACTAGCCTTCACAATCCTCTTACCGATGTACCCTGTGCCACCCACGACCAGAATCTTACTCTTCGACAttttcaaggttttttttttggaGAGGTTAATGAAATGTCGTTGGTTTACTTTTTGTGAGGTTAAAGAGACGATATCGCATATTTATAGAGAGAGAAGATAAGCTAAAGCTAGGATGGTGTATGCTGATGTCATCGTACTCACGTGCATCGAAATGGTCATTTGAAGTGATAatgataattaaaaataaaataatagaaaaaGCATAATAGTGTTTTGAGAATTAAAAAGTATTTAAGATCCTTGTTATCTCATGAGCGTGATTCTTGGATTTGGAAAAGAGATGAGTCCAAAACCTTCTCTGCCAATATTTGAATTTTTGAGAATGATTATGACGAAGGCTGAAATGTTggttatattaattttttatgaGTTAGTTGGGTTGTGATCAAAATCAATTGTTTTTCATGGAGActtttttttggaaaagttatGTATTGCTTACGATCTTACTAAAAAAGGAGTTAACTTGAACTCGGCCCTCGCCCCCTTTGTGCTAGATGAGTGTGTTGATTACCTGTTTTTTTATTGTTCCTTCGCTGTCTAAAATGGTTGCAAAAATGGTCTGGTTGTTTCATTTCTCTCCTCCAAA
This window encodes:
- the LOC111902652 gene encoding isoflavone reductase homolog isoform X2 — translated: MSKSKILVVGGTGYIGKRIVKASLAQGHPTFVLMRREIGYEVEKLQTLLSFKQQGARLVEGSFSDHQSLVNAVKEVDVVICTMSGVQFRSHNILLQLKLVDAINEAGNIKRFLPSEFGIDPSRMEHRVEYGKETFEDKMIVRKAIEDAKIPYTYISANCLGGYFVGNLSQTNTLVPPKNRVSIYGDGNQKVVFMDEDDVATYTVKSVDDPRTLHKTLYLRPHENILTHNQLVQKWEKLTDKTLQKVHISAQDFLASMKDLDHAYKAGFERIYQIFYDGCLMNFEIGKHGEEASNLYPEVRYTRMDEYLQRYL
- the LOC111902652 gene encoding isoflavone reductase homolog isoform X3, coding for MSKSKILVVGGTGYIGKRIVKASLAQGHPTFVLMRREIGYEVEKLQTLLSFKQQGARLVEGSFSDHQSLVNAVKEVDVVICTMSGVQFRSHNILLQLKLVDAINEAGNIKRFLPSEFGIDPSRMEHRVEYGKETFEDKMIVRKAIEDAKIPYTYISANCLGGYFVGNLSQTNTLVPPKNRVSIYGDGNQKVVFMDEDDVATYTVKSVDDPRTLHKTLYLRPHENILTHNQLVQKWEKLTDKTLQKVHISAQDFLASMKDLDHAYKAGFERIYQIFYDGCLMNFEIGKHGEEASNLYPEVIIDRYRCKV
- the LOC111902652 gene encoding isoflavone reductase homolog isoform X1, translating into MSKSKILVVGGTGYIGKRIVKASLAQGHPTFVLMRREIGYEVEKLQTLLSFKQQGARLVEGSFSDHQSLVNAVKEVDVVICTMSGVQFRSHNILLQLKLVDAINEAGNIKRFLPSEFGIDPSRMEHRVEYGKETFEDKMIVRKAIEDAKIPYTYISANCLGGYFVGNLSQTNTLVPPKNRVSIYGDGNQKVVFMDEDDVATYTVKSVDDPRTLHKTLYLRPHENILTHNQLVQKWEKLTDKTLQKVHISAQDFLASMKDLDHAYKAGFERIYQIFYDGCLMNFEIGKHGEEASNLYPEERELGLEMQIGKRKQTHDLTLLTTSKKLDVSMLIIGGYRDHDIFTKGRGTHEPVCCKFKCGRCGRKSYVCQE